One part of the Olleya sp. YS genome encodes these proteins:
- the dapF gene encoding diaminopimelate epimerase — protein MTLTFYKYQGTGNDFVIVDNRQGIFNKNNTKRIAFLCDRKFGIGADGLILLENHPTLDFKMVYFNADGNESTMCGNGGRCIVAFAEFLQLIKHETTFEAIDGLHYAKIEDGLIHLQMKDVTTIQLFDTHQFLDTGSPHHVQVVKDLTAFDVKNDGRSIRYGQPYNEIGSNVNFVEQVNKNTFAVRTYERGVEDETLSCGTGVTAVAIAMHKTGQTDASEINLNVEGGQLKVAFNKEKDTYKQVMLIGPATQVFKGEITC, from the coding sequence ATGACTCTAACTTTTTACAAATATCAAGGAACAGGTAATGACTTTGTTATCGTTGATAACAGACAAGGTATCTTCAACAAAAATAATACCAAACGGATTGCTTTTTTATGTGACCGTAAATTTGGCATAGGTGCTGATGGCTTGATATTGTTAGAAAATCATCCTACTCTTGATTTTAAAATGGTGTATTTTAATGCAGACGGAAACGAAAGCACTATGTGTGGTAATGGTGGACGTTGTATTGTTGCTTTCGCGGAATTTTTGCAGCTTATTAAACACGAAACCACTTTTGAAGCAATTGATGGATTACATTATGCTAAGATTGAAGACGGTTTAATCCATTTACAAATGAAAGATGTCACTACCATCCAACTTTTTGATACCCATCAGTTTTTGGATACAGGCTCACCACATCATGTCCAAGTGGTTAAAGACTTAACAGCTTTTGATGTAAAAAACGATGGTAGATCAATACGATATGGACAGCCTTATAATGAAATTGGAAGCAATGTAAATTTTGTAGAACAAGTTAACAAAAACACCTTTGCGGTAAGAACTTATGAAAGAGGTGTAGAAGATGAAACGTTGTCATGTGGTACTGGTGTAACAGCTGTAGCAATAGCTATGCATAAGACAGGGCAAACGGATGCTTCTGAAATTAATTTGAATGTTGAAGGCGGACAATTAAAAGTGGCTTTTAATAAAGAAAAAGACACCTATAAACAGGTCATGTTAATTGGACCTGCAACTCAAGTTTTTAAAGGCGAAATTACATGCTAA
- a CDS encoding GNAT family protein, protein MLTLQGKHIYLRALEPEDLAFIHQIENDETIWEISNTITPYSKYLIKQYLDNAHKDIFEVKQLRLVICNTNDVAIGMIDIFDFDFKNRRAGIGILIKDTENRQQGYGKEAVQLLVNYCFTHLDLHQLYCNISENNEASIILFKNQGFKEIGLKKDWNFINGHYKNEYLFQLINTDVY, encoded by the coding sequence ATGCTAACATTACAAGGCAAACATATTTATCTGCGTGCTTTAGAGCCTGAAGATTTAGCATTTATTCATCAGATTGAAAATGATGAAACTATTTGGGAAATTAGTAATACCATTACACCTTATTCAAAATATTTAATAAAGCAATATTTAGATAATGCACACAAAGATATTTTTGAAGTCAAACAACTGCGGTTAGTGATTTGTAATACTAATGATGTTGCTATTGGTATGATTGATATTTTTGATTTTGATTTTAAAAATCGTCGTGCAGGTATTGGAATTTTGATTAAGGATACTGAAAACCGACAACAAGGCTATGGTAAAGAGGCAGTGCAATTATTAGTTAATTATTGTTTTACGCATTTAGATTTACACCAATTGTATTGTAATATTTCAGAAAACAATGAAGCTAGCATCATTCTCTTTAAAAACCAAGGATTTAAAGAGATAGGACTAAAAAAAGACTGGAATTTTATTAACGGACACTATAAAAACGAATATTTATTTCAATTAATAAACACAGATGTATATTAA
- a CDS encoding glyceraldehyde-3-phosphate dehydrogenase, whose protein sequence is MSINETYENELAFQADRRRATVEFIKIVSDLWYDKSIELVLFRNQLIDRNVSEILNLHEYAGEFVQKPISVFDSVEIAQAIKTLDVPPAKLDIGKLTYEYHLEEKKYSNAMAFVANKLKGASKTKDITPKDVVLYGFGRIGRLVARELMTRTGKGSQLRLRAIVTRGTMDATVLEKRAALLRNDSVHGDFSGTVTTDIKNQALIINGTTVKIINANQPEDIDYTKYGINNALIIDNTGVFRDKEALTRLKNSPGADKVLLTAPGKGVPNIVYGVNHLENNPDQVDIFSAASCTTNAITPVLKAIDDTYGVKSGHLETIHAYTNDQNLVDNFHKKYRRGRAAGLNMVITETGAGQAVSKALPSFEGKLTSNAIRVPVPNGSLAILNLELTSKASIDSINATLKKYALEGDLVEQIKYEMSDELVSSDIIGSSAPSIYDSKATIVRKDGKNAVLYVWYDNEYGYSHQVIRLAKYIAKVRRFTYY, encoded by the coding sequence ATGTCCATTAACGAAACTTACGAAAACGAATTAGCGTTTCAGGCAGACAGACGTAGAGCAACAGTAGAATTTATTAAAATTGTTAGCGATTTATGGTATGATAAATCAATTGAACTAGTCCTGTTTAGAAACCAATTAATTGACAGAAATGTTTCCGAAATTTTAAATCTTCATGAATATGCTGGCGAGTTTGTGCAAAAACCAATCTCTGTATTTGATTCTGTAGAAATTGCTCAAGCGATTAAAACACTTGACGTACCTCCTGCAAAGTTAGATATTGGTAAACTTACATATGAATATCATTTAGAAGAAAAAAAGTATAGTAACGCGATGGCTTTTGTAGCAAATAAGCTTAAAGGCGCTAGCAAAACCAAGGATATTACACCTAAAGATGTCGTACTTTATGGTTTTGGTCGTATTGGTCGTTTGGTTGCAAGAGAGCTTATGACACGTACAGGTAAAGGTAGCCAACTGCGCTTACGTGCTATTGTAACTCGTGGTACAATGGATGCAACAGTTTTAGAAAAGCGTGCTGCATTATTACGTAACGACTCTGTACATGGTGATTTTTCTGGTACAGTGACAACAGATATTAAAAATCAAGCATTAATTATAAATGGTACAACAGTAAAAATAATTAATGCTAATCAACCTGAAGATATAGATTATACTAAATATGGAATTAACAATGCGTTAATTATTGATAACACTGGTGTGTTTAGAGATAAAGAGGCATTGACACGATTAAAAAATTCGCCTGGAGCAGATAAAGTCTTGTTAACAGCACCTGGTAAAGGCGTGCCTAATATTGTGTATGGTGTTAACCACTTAGAAAATAATCCTGACCAAGTAGATATCTTTTCTGCTGCGTCTTGTACTACAAATGCAATTACTCCTGTTTTAAAAGCAATAGACGACACTTATGGCGTTAAATCTGGACATTTAGAGACCATTCATGCTTACACAAATGATCAAAATTTAGTGGACAACTTCCATAAAAAATACAGACGTGGTCGTGCAGCTGGTTTAAATATGGTAATTACAGAAACTGGAGCAGGACAGGCGGTATCTAAAGCATTACCTAGTTTTGAAGGTAAACTAACTTCAAATGCTATTCGTGTACCAGTACCTAATGGATCTTTAGCTATTTTAAACTTAGAATTAACTTCAAAAGCAAGTATAGATAGTATTAATGCAACTCTTAAAAAATATGCTTTAGAAGGTGATTTGGTTGAACAAATCAAGTACGAAATGAGTGACGAGCTTGTTTCTAGTGATATTATTGGTAGCTCTGCACCTTCTATTTATGATAGTAAAGCCACCATTGTGAGAAAAGACGGAAAAAATGCAGTCTTGTATGTATGGTATGATAACGAGTATGGTTATAGCCATCAAGTGATAAGACTTGCCAAGTATATCGCTAAAGTTAGAAGATTTACATATTACTAA
- a CDS encoding tRNA (guanine-N1)-methyltransferase: MCKTNYLLATIFVLIFSFATSAQTQTTDATDKLSLDSGTLESQFEYLTKKSTNWRDERGRSYEVIRNEWVAKIKANTLDSLKAIKKDLLDTQNKVSAQSTEIDQLKSSLSNTKTSLETTNQEKDSMSLFGMQMSKTGYNALLWSIIAGLLAFLLFFIFKFKNSHAVTRAAKLKLEETEEEFEEHRRNALEREQKVRRQLQDEINKNRNS; encoded by the coding sequence ATGTGTAAAACAAACTATCTATTAGCAACAATTTTCGTTTTAATTTTTTCATTTGCTACCTCTGCTCAAACGCAAACAACTGATGCAACTGATAAGTTATCATTAGATTCTGGAACATTAGAAAGTCAATTTGAATATTTAACAAAAAAGTCGACCAATTGGAGAGATGAGCGTGGACGATCTTACGAAGTAATTAGAAATGAATGGGTCGCAAAAATAAAAGCAAATACTTTAGACTCGTTAAAAGCTATTAAAAAAGACTTATTGGATACTCAAAATAAGGTTTCTGCTCAAAGCACTGAAATAGACCAATTAAAAAGTAGTTTATCAAACACTAAAACTAGTTTAGAAACTACAAATCAAGAAAAAGACAGCATGTCTTTATTTGGGATGCAAATGAGTAAAACTGGTTATAATGCGTTGTTATGGTCTATTATAGCAGGTTTATTAGCGTTTTTATTGTTTTTCATTTTTAAATTTAAAAATAGCCATGCAGTGACTAGAGCTGCAAAACTTAAATTAGAAGAAACGGAAGAAGAGTTTGAAGAACATAGACGTAATGCACTAGAACGCGAGCAAAAAGTAAGACGTCAATTACAAGACGAAATCAATAAAAACAGAAACAGTTAA
- a CDS encoding trypsin-like peptidase domain-containing protein, giving the protein MKKMLTLVLVSVLGGAITLGTYKTFLEKEEQPIATTLQDNPVFLPTNYNSNKTVLAAAEGIDFTTAADKTLDAVVHVKNVAVNNVQPTLQDLFYGRVPQRRQLGTGSGVIISPDGYIITNNHVIEDSEQLSITLNDNRTLVAEIVGTDPKTDIALLKVETEDQLPYTTFGDSDSAKIGEWVLAVGNPFNLTSTVTAGIISAKSRDLSGQSTQSFIQTDAAVNPGNSGGALVNTAGELIGINTAITSQTGSYIGYSFAVPSNIAKKVVQDIMEFGNVQNGILGVIGGSLNSNYAEKLGVAETEGFYVDDVEEDTGAAEAGIKSGDIIKKIDNISIKKFSDLRGFLDSKRPNDVVNVTLLRNGVEKELSVTLLKSNTYILPVIGVIKNAKPEELRKYKTKHGVKIMKVNGTYGRYLQSEGIEEGNIITAINNIKIESIDDVDRILKNRDTYQPLSIELINSKGETNRYGLR; this is encoded by the coding sequence ATGAAGAAGATGTTAACTTTGGTTTTAGTTTCGGTATTAGGAGGCGCAATTACTCTAGGAACCTATAAAACCTTTCTTGAAAAAGAAGAACAGCCAATTGCAACAACATTGCAGGATAATCCTGTGTTTTTACCTACCAATTATAACTCAAATAAAACTGTTTTAGCTGCTGCTGAGGGTATAGATTTTACTACTGCTGCAGACAAAACTTTAGATGCTGTAGTACATGTTAAAAATGTAGCAGTTAATAATGTACAACCAACTTTACAAGACTTGTTTTATGGTCGTGTACCACAACGTAGACAGTTAGGTACTGGAAGTGGCGTTATAATTTCGCCTGATGGTTACATTATAACTAACAATCATGTTATTGAAGATTCTGAACAATTAAGTATCACCTTAAACGACAACAGGACATTAGTCGCAGAAATTGTGGGTACAGATCCTAAAACAGATATTGCGTTATTAAAAGTAGAAACTGAAGACCAGTTACCATACACTACGTTTGGTGATAGTGATTCTGCAAAAATTGGAGAATGGGTTTTAGCTGTTGGTAATCCGTTTAATTTAACCTCTACGGTTACCGCTGGAATTATAAGTGCTAAATCCAGAGATTTAAGTGGGCAAAGTACACAATCCTTTATACAGACTGATGCTGCTGTAAATCCAGGTAATTCTGGAGGAGCCTTAGTAAATACAGCTGGCGAGTTAATTGGTATTAATACTGCAATTACTTCGCAAACAGGGTCTTACATTGGATATTCGTTTGCGGTACCTAGTAACATAGCCAAAAAAGTGGTACAAGATATTATGGAGTTTGGTAACGTACAAAACGGTATCTTGGGTGTTATTGGAGGTTCTCTAAATAGTAACTATGCCGAAAAATTAGGAGTAGCAGAAACCGAAGGGTTTTATGTAGATGATGTTGAAGAAGATACAGGAGCTGCAGAAGCTGGAATTAAAAGTGGAGACATCATTAAAAAAATAGATAATATCTCTATTAAAAAGTTTAGCGATTTAAGAGGGTTTTTAGACTCTAAAAGACCAAATGATGTGGTTAATGTAACCTTGTTAAGAAATGGTGTAGAAAAAGAACTTTCTGTTACACTGCTTAAAAGTAATACCTATATTTTACCTGTTATAGGTGTTATTAAAAATGCGAAGCCAGAAGAATTGAGAAAATACAAAACTAAACATGGTGTAAAAATCATGAAAGTTAATGGTACTTATGGCAGATATTTACAAAGTGAAGGCATTGAAGAAGGTAACATTATAACTGCCATCAATAATATTAAAATTGAATCTATTGATGATGTTGATAGAATACTAAAAAACAGAGATACTTATCAACCTTTAAGCATTGAGTTAATTAACTCTAAAGGCGAAACTAATCGCTATGGTTTGAGGTAA